In Deltaproteobacteria bacterium, the genomic window CCTCCTCCTCCACTCCTTCCATTTCTTCCCTTCCGAATTTTTTGAGATCCTCCGCGAGCCTTCTAAGTTTACTGTCCACGAGGCCGTTGATCGTTCCATCGGGATAGGTACCGTCCGGCCCCCGCGTGCCTGCCTCCACCCCTGTAAGGATCTCGATCCCCTCGTCGATGGTCCTTACGGCCCAGAGGTGGAATCTCCCTTGCTCTATGGCCTCCACGACGTCCTTTCTGAGCATGAGGTCCTTCACGTTGCTCGCAGGTATCATGACGCCTTGTTCCCCTGTAAGGCCGGAGGCCTTGCAGCAATCGTAAAAACCTTCGATCTTTTCGTTCACACCTCCGATGGCCTGTACCTCTCCCTTCTGGTTGACCGAGCCGGTGACGGCAATGTCCTGTCTCAGGGGGACATCGGCAAGGCTTGAAAGGATGGCATAGATCTCTGTTGAGGATGCGCTGTCCCCTTCCACACCCGAGTACGACTGCTCGAAGGCGATGCTTGCGTTCATGGTGAGCGGTTTGTCCTGGGCGTATTTGTACCGCAGGTATCCTGAAAGTATCAGAACGCCTTTGTTGAAGATCGGGCCTCCCAACTTCGCCTCCCGCTCGATGTTGATGATGCCGTCACTTCCCATGGAGGTGACCGCGGTGATCCGTGTCGGCCTTCCAAAGGCGTATTCCCCGAGATCGATGACGGAAAGTCCGTTCACCTGGCCCACCTTCCTTCCCTGCGTGTCTATGAGGATGCTTCCCCGATCGATCATCTCCTGGATCTTCTCCTCGATGAGATTGGACCGGCGGATGCGGGCCTGGATCGCCGCGTCCACGTCCTTTTCGGAGACAGCGGTTCGGGAGGAGGACCGGGCGTAGTGGTCGGCCTCGCGCGCCAGATCCGCGATGAGGGGAAACGCTGTTGAGATCTTTTCGGAGCGCCCGGTCATTCGGACGGCGTGTTCGGCAAGTGCTGCTACGCCCGTTCTGTCGAATGGCAGGAGACCTTCGTCCTCCCCGAGTTTCTTGAGAAAAGACGCGAACTTCAGGATGGATGCCTCGTCTCTTGTCATGGAGGTATCGAAATCGGCCCTGACCTTGAAGACCTTGGGAACATCCTCGTCATAGTATCTCAGGAGGGCGTAGAGATCGGGGGTAGACAGGAGGATCACCTTGATGTCCACGTCGATGGGCTCGGGTTTCAATCCCACGGATGTGAACCAGTAGAAGGGGTCAAAGGTCTGGATCTCCATGGACTTGGTCCGGAGCGCCCGCTTGAGGGCGGGCCAGACACCGGGCTCGATCAGGAGGTCTAAGAGGTTCAGGACGAGGTAGCCTCCGTTCGCCTTGAGAAAAGACCCTGCTTTGATCTTTGTGAAATCGCTTCGCCAGACCCCGCGGTTGTCCACCACGCGTTCGATGGATCCGAAGAGGTTTCGGTAAGTGGGATAGGATTCCACGATGATTGGCGGGCGCTTCTGCTCCGCGTTGTCAATAAGGAGGTTCACCTCGTAGGCAAGGAATGGGTCCCCGAGGAGCATGAAAGGCAACCCGGCAGGACCTGGTTGCTGTGGCCTGAAGATTGCAAGGTTATCCGAGAGGCTTTGGAGAACGGCCTTGAGATACCGCACGACCTTCTCGTCCGGGTATTTTTCGAAAAGCGGGGCCATGTGGTCATTGGCCATGGAGGTGAATGTGATCTTGTCCACTTCCTGGCCCTTTTCCTGGAGTTCCTTCTGCATCTCCCGAATCTCGGCAAAGATCTGATCGATCTCGCCCTTGAGATTCGTGTACTTTTTTCGAATCTCCTCGTACTCCTCACGGGGGAACCGGCCCTTATCCACGAGCTCCTCGAGCTTGATGAGGGGGGTGGGCTCACCGTCTACGAGCGGCATGAGCTCAGGCCGTTCCATCTGGCCCGCCTGGACGGTAACGAGGGCAAAGCCTGCCTCCTTCACACGCTTGTCGAGGCCGAGGAAGAACTCACGTGTCTTTCTTTCGTATTCTTCCATGATCTCGTTCTTGCGTTTCATGTATTCCTGGCTTTCGAAGACGCGGGGGACCTCTCGCTTCAAGGTCTCGATGAAATCATGGACGTCCTTTTTGAAGGCCCTTCCGTGTCCTGCCGGAAATCTCAGGAGGATGGGGGCCTCGGGATCTGAGAAGTTGTTGACGTAGCAAAGGTCCTCCGGGGGCTTTGTGTCATTGTGGATCTCCCCGAGGAGTTTCTTCACCACATCGAGACGGCCGGAGCCTGGCCAGCCGGTCACGATGACGTTGTAGCCGGGTTTGTTGATGCTCATCCCGAAACGGAACGCCTCAACCGCCCTGTCCTGGCCGACGATTTCGGTTGAGGGGGCCAGATCGGAGGTCGTCTCGAATGGGAGGGTGGCGGGGTCGAGTCTCCATCGGAGTTTTTCCGTGGGAACGGCGTATGCGCTTATGTCCATTAGTTTATCCTTTCCTCATTCCTCAATTTTCCGCGCTTTCAACAGCAATGCGCCTTACCCTTGCATGTCTCCATGGAATATCTATCCTCAGGCGTTCGTCATGGAAGAGGGCCGAGATGCCTTCCAGGTCCACCTCCCTCGGCAGGGGGATCTCGCGAAAGAGGCGGCGGCGCATATATCGATAAAAGACATGCGGCCCCTCTTTCCGCTCCATTTTGGTGCTGATGACGATTTTTTCGCGGGAAACCGTGATGTCTATGTCATCAGGAGAGAGGTCGGGCAACTCCATGAGGAGGCTGAAACATTCGCCCGAGTCGTGGATCACGATGGGGGCGGCAGTAAGCGGCCTGTCGAGGCATAGGGCGGGGAGTTCGGCCTGGAGCCTTTGTAAGGCATCATCCACCTCCTTTCGGAGTCTCTCCAGCTCCCGCTCCATCAACAGTTTCAACTCGGACATTTCGTCCTCCCGATCCCCGAAGATGGCGATAGACCGTCAACTGTATGGATAAAGAGTAACCTATTAATGTTTGATGGCCTCGTAAAAGATGCCTGACTTGTCATTATGTATCCAGAACATATCGGAAACACAGGATTACAGCCTCCGCCGGAATGTTGACAAATTGGATTTTTCGGCTTCTTACGACGCCATCAATGTTTTAAATGGATGTCACCGCCATGTCCAGCCCCTTGCACCATGTCACTGGAAGCCGAACCACCGTCTTGGCCTTGTTTCGAAAGAGAAGATGACCGTTTCTGTAGCCGTAGAGGAAGACGTCCCGGGTGAGGGCCACGTCCTGCCTGCAGTAATCGAGGATCTCTCGAATCCTCCCCTCCTTCCACCATTTGAGGGCCTGGAGGCCGCTTGCCCTTTTTCGCGCTCCCAACGTCACCTCGGCCAGGTGGTTTAGGGATAGCCTGTAGCCGAGCCTGGCATGGACGTCCTCGAGGATGTCGAGGGTAGGGAGGGCATGGAGGTCCTGGTCCGTATATGCGGAAAGGACCCGGTAGTCGAATCGTTTTATGTTGAATCCCACGAGGAGATCGAACGAGGTGAGGAGATCGAAGAGGTCAGGGAGGTCCGCCTCGAGAAATTCCAGGAAGGTGTCCTGGCCCGAGTCGTAGATGACGGCGCAGCTCACGCCCATGAGGTCGGCACGGTGCCAGCCGCCCACCTCCTGGGCCGAACGCTGGGTCTCGATGTCGAGGACGCAGAAACGACGGATCACCCTCCTGTCAGGGCAGTGGAGGCCTCTCGGCGCGAGATCTTTGTCGGACTTCACGGCCTTGACGAAGCGGGTCACGGAAGAGGAGGACATTCAGGAAAACCGCGGGGGATAAGGTTGAGGAATGAGGATGGAGTTGGCCATACGGAGAAAATAGGCATCGGTCATGCCTGCGATGAAGTCGCGGACGATCTCGCCCGGGGCGTGTTTGTCCATATAGGCGCAAGACATGCCTTCGAGATATTCCCGAAAGATCACGGATTCCTCACGGCCGACGGTGAGATCCTCGAGAAATTGCTCGAACAGGATGCCGTAGAGGCGTTCGATTTTAGCTGATTCGGTCTTGATGAGGGGGTTTTGGTAGATGCGCTCCATGTTGAATGCCTTGAGCTTCTGCAAGGCCTCGGCCACCTCCTCGCTGAATGCGATTTCGTCCCGCCCGAGGCTCGATTGTAACAGGTCCTCCACGAGTCGGTACATGATGGTCCCGTTCGTGTCGCCGAGGACGGTACGGCATTCTTTCGGGATCTCGCTTCTCTGAATGAGATTCAACCGGATCGCATCCTCTATATCCCGTCCCACGTAGCTGATGACGTCTGACATGCGTACCACACAGGCCTCAAGGGTCGTGGGGACGAGCTGGATTTTCGGGTCGGAGGCCTTTTCCCGCATCTCCCGGTCGAGCTGGGCGAAGGTCTTGCCGCGCAGCGGGGAAAGGCTGCGCAGATGGGTCTCCCCGTCGTGGCAGAGGATCCCGTCCAGGACCTGGAGGCTCAGGTTCCAGCCCTTTCCCTTTTTTTCCACTGTGCGGAGGAAGTGGACACCCTGGACGGAGTGGACGAAGTGGGAAAGGCCGTGCGCCCGGCAGATACAGGAGAGATATCTTTCTCCGTCGTGCCCGAATGGAGGGTGCCCGATGTCGTGGCCAAGGGCTATGGCCTCGATGAGATCCTCGTTTAGCCCGAGGATCCTGCCAATGGTTCGGGAGACCTTGGAGACGATCTGGACGTGGAGGACCCGGTGGGTGATGTGGTCGTTTGGGACAAGGGAAAAGACCTGGGTCTTGTCGATGTAGCGGGTATAGGCCCTGGAGTGGAGGATCCTGTCCGCATCCACGGAGAACCACTGGCGATGCCCTGTCTCGAGAGCTGCTTCAGGCTGTTCACGTATGGCCTCGTCGCTTCGAGTGGCAAAGGGGGACAATCGGTCCCTTTCCCTTTCATCAAGGAGTTTTCTCAGTCTGGAGGGATCAGGCTTCACTTATTTGTTTTATGGATGTTGGTTGACACGGCAGAGGTCCATCCTTAGTTTTCAATGATATAAACGGCTTTCAATAGACTGATTTCAAAAAGGAATAAATAAGGAGTCTTTTATGCAGATTGACCGTTTCACCCTGAAATCCCAGGAGGCCATACAAGAGGCCCATAGGTTCGCCCAGGAAAAGGGCCATCAGCAGATCGTTCCCGAGCACCTTTTAAAGGCCATGCTGGCCCAGGCAGAGGGTGTGGCGCCTGCCGTGCTCTCCAAGATGGGTGTGGACATCAAGGGCATTATAACCGATATCGAGGACGCGTTGAACCGCATGCCCCGGGTGAGCGGGGCAGGTTTCCAGGTCTATCTGTCGCCCGAGTTGAACCAGGTCCTTGAGCGCGCCCTTGCTGTAGCTGGCGAGATGAAGGACGAATACGCAAGCCATGAGCACCTGATCCTCGCCATCCTCGACGCCCCAAGGGGCCAGGCGGCGAGGATCCTTGCTGGCCGTGGGGTCACGCGGGAGGCCTTTTTGAAGGCCCTTGTCTCCATCCGCGGTTCCCAGCGCATCACCAACCCCAACCCGGAAGGTACATTCCAGGCCCTTGAGAAATA contains:
- a CDS encoding ribonuclease H-like domain-containing protein, translated to MSSSSVTRFVKAVKSDKDLAPRGLHCPDRRVIRRFCVLDIETQRSAQEVGGWHRADLMGVSCAVIYDSGQDTFLEFLEADLPDLFDLLTSFDLLVGFNIKRFDYRVLSAYTDQDLHALPTLDILEDVHARLGYRLSLNHLAEVTLGARKRASGLQALKWWKEGRIREILDYCRQDVALTRDVFLYGYRNGHLLFRNKAKTVVRLPVTWCKGLDMAVTSI
- a CDS encoding AAA family ATPase, with the protein product MDISAYAVPTEKLRWRLDPATLPFETTSDLAPSTEIVGQDRAVEAFRFGMSINKPGYNVIVTGWPGSGRLDVVKKLLGEIHNDTKPPEDLCYVNNFSDPEAPILLRFPAGHGRAFKKDVHDFIETLKREVPRVFESQEYMKRKNEIMEEYERKTREFFLGLDKRVKEAGFALVTVQAGQMERPELMPLVDGEPTPLIKLEELVDKGRFPREEYEEIRKKYTNLKGEIDQIFAEIREMQKELQEKGQEVDKITFTSMANDHMAPLFEKYPDEKVVRYLKAVLQSLSDNLAIFRPQQPGPAGLPFMLLGDPFLAYEVNLLIDNAEQKRPPIIVESYPTYRNLFGSIERVVDNRGVWRSDFTKIKAGSFLKANGGYLVLNLLDLLIEPGVWPALKRALRTKSMEIQTFDPFYWFTSVGLKPEPIDVDIKVILLSTPDLYALLRYYDEDVPKVFKVRADFDTSMTRDEASILKFASFLKKLGEDEGLLPFDRTGVAALAEHAVRMTGRSEKISTAFPLIADLAREADHYARSSSRTAVSEKDVDAAIQARIRRSNLIEEKIQEMIDRGSILIDTQGRKVGQVNGLSVIDLGEYAFGRPTRITAVTSMGSDGIINIEREAKLGGPIFNKGVLILSGYLRYKYAQDKPLTMNASIAFEQSYSGVEGDSASSTEIYAILSSLADVPLRQDIAVTGSVNQKGEVQAIGGVNEKIEGFYDCCKASGLTGEQGVMIPASNVKDLMLRKDVVEAIEQGRFHLWAVRTIDEGIEILTGVEAGTRGPDGTYPDGTINGLVDSKLRRLAEDLKKFGREEMEGVEEEEEEESEEGHEAS
- a CDS encoding HD domain-containing protein — translated: MKPDPSRLRKLLDERERDRLSPFATRSDEAIREQPEAALETGHRQWFSVDADRILHSRAYTRYIDKTQVFSLVPNDHITHRVLHVQIVSKVSRTIGRILGLNEDLIEAIALGHDIGHPPFGHDGERYLSCICRAHGLSHFVHSVQGVHFLRTVEKKGKGWNLSLQVLDGILCHDGETHLRSLSPLRGKTFAQLDREMREKASDPKIQLVPTTLEACVVRMSDVISYVGRDIEDAIRLNLIQRSEIPKECRTVLGDTNGTIMYRLVEDLLQSSLGRDEIAFSEEVAEALQKLKAFNMERIYQNPLIKTESAKIERLYGILFEQFLEDLTVGREESVIFREYLEGMSCAYMDKHAPGEIVRDFIAGMTDAYFLRMANSILIPQPYPPRFS
- a CDS encoding Hsp20/alpha crystallin family protein, which codes for MSELKLLMERELERLRKEVDDALQRLQAELPALCLDRPLTAAPIVIHDSGECFSLLMELPDLSPDDIDITVSREKIVISTKMERKEGPHVFYRYMRRRLFREIPLPREVDLEGISALFHDERLRIDIPWRHARVRRIAVESAEN